TATTCCTCATCCAGGCTGGAGCTCTTTTGACCGCTCCAGAATGGAAGTCGAAAGCGGCTCCGACACCGATAAACACTCCGCGGTCTAGCGTCGCCACAGCTTTCGCGATCCAGTACTCTTGTTTAGGACTGGAGATGCCGACCCAAATTACGTCCGGATTGCGTGCGCGAATTTCTTCTATGTCGTCTCGGCACGCCTTGAGCAGGTCAAAATCCGGACCAATATCCAGCATCGGAGGAGAACTGATGCCCGCGACCCTCAACCCCGGATATCTCCGAGTGAGGTTATCAGCCATTCTTTGGGCGACGCCGGGCTTTCCGCCATAGAAGAAGTGACTTTGCCCCGATGACAATGACAACTTGCAGACTTCCTCCACGAGGTCGGCACCCGGCACGCGACCGATCTTGTTTCCATGGCCCTTCATTTGCGCGACCCAGACCAGGGGCGTCCCGTCAGCGACGACAAGATCAGCGGTTTGATGCAGATCGCTGAGTTCCGATTGCCTCAGCGCCAACATGAGACTGGGGACGTCGCGCACGAACACCGAGTAAGCCTTACTGCCGTCGAGCGCCCAAGCTGAAACTTGCCTGGCAGCTTGGACCAAATTTACGAGGCTTACAGGAATGCCAAGTACGTTCGTGCGAATGATGGGGTTTTCCATAAGAGATCGGGGAATGAACCTAGGTTGAAAATGCAGCCCGAGTGATTACCCATTTGTGCAAATGGATATCCGAAGCGCTCCATCGAACGGCTTTGGGATGAAAAGTGCGGGCGGGTAGACGTGCGAAGGCTCGCACCCGGCGAGCTCACTTCTTTAAATCGTAAAACCAAACAAGTTCATTTAGTGTCCCTTGCAAATAAATTGTCTATGTGAATCGTCGAAG
This genomic stretch from Bradyrhizobium daqingense harbors:
- a CDS encoding WecB/TagA/CpsF family glycosyltransferase; the protein is MENPIIRTNVLGIPVSLVNLVQAARQVSAWALDGSKAYSVFVRDVPSLMLALRQSELSDLHQTADLVVADGTPLVWVAQMKGHGNKIGRVPGADLVEEVCKLSLSSGQSHFFYGGKPGVAQRMADNLTRRYPGLRVAGISSPPMLDIGPDFDLLKACRDDIEEIRARNPDVIWVGISSPKQEYWIAKAVATLDRGVFIGVGAAFDFHSGAVKRAPAWMRNNGLEWLHRLMSDPRRLWRRYLVLAPMFVVKALGELLLAGKQRTG